A part of Penaeus chinensis breed Huanghai No. 1 chromosome 6, ASM1920278v2, whole genome shotgun sequence genomic DNA contains:
- the LOC125026680 gene encoding uncharacterized protein LOC125026680 yields MPGVVSLCQALLTGTSASPSAAAMLGGIPDVPPALSVWRGLARFVPPQHVASTSSTSSSTTIVRPTPTRPRPHHPIKHAHVVPPELSREGEVVDGLGGVLDDTCGSQHQDGVGSMSVNDKYIRHSAAVGEGLRSQSGTVIIDIAACDGPVFFERVINRAYKANPLLGHDDSETETEINVEELDSEPGSETAGGEHHKTGRDIAGDASNSSENSSLTNALQLEAASGILKSNRVPSPPVPNNQTSRTYHCVYCNHTFKSHYCYQKHMRRHINPITVEVDKLRGSSLPSPGKSDAVQEASSRTTSVKEGRPAGRRAGSMSPYSSNGTVSPAPSEGLKILDLNVQYFPCKTCGSKFPSYYFVHKHRRMCHQEEETSSLGEKGRAKTPSKPARTPTPTTTRAATPKSSTS; encoded by the exons ATGCCGGGGGTGGTATCCCTGTGCCAGGCTCTCCTCACAGGCACCAGTGCTAGCCCCAGCGCCGCTGCCATGCTTGGGGGGATCCCAGACGTGCCCCCCGCCCTCAGCGTGTGGAGGGGGCTGGCCAGGTTCGTGCCCCCGCAGCATGTCGCCTCCACTTCGTCTACTTCGTCCTCGACCACCATCGTCAGACCCACGCCCACCAGACCTCGCCCCCATCATCCCATCAAACACGCTCATG tAGTCCCTCCAGAGCTGAGTCGCGAGGGGGAAGTCGTGGACGGCCTCGGGGGTGTCCTGGATGACACCTGCGGGAGTCAGCACCAGGACGGAGTTGGTTCAATGAGCGTCAACGACAAATACATACGACACAGTGCTGCCGTTGGCGAAGGACTCAGAAGTCAGTCGGGGACAGTTATAATAGACATCGCTGCCTGTGACGGGCCCGTTTTCTTTGAGCGTGTCATCAACAGGGCGTACAAGGCTAAT CCCTTACTGGGTCATGATGactcagagacagagaccgaaattAATGTGGAAGAGCTGGACTCCGAGCCAGGCTCTGAGACCGCTGGAGGGGAGCACCACAAGACAGGCAGAGATATTGCCGGCGACGCCAGCAACTCCTCGGAGAATTCCAGCCTTACCAATGCCCTTCAATTAGAGGCTGCAAGTGGGATCCTCAAGAGCAACAGGGTCCCATCACCCCCTGTCCCTAACAACCAAACAAGCCGTACATACCACTGTGTCTACTGCAACCACACCTTCAAGAGCCACTACTGTTATCAG AAACACATGCGCCGCCACATCAACCCCATCACAGTCGAGGTGGACAAGCTGCGTGGGAGCAGCCTTCCCTCCCCGGGCAAGTCTGACGCCGTGCAGGAAGCCAGCAGCCGCACCACGAGCGTGAAAGAAGGACGACCGGCAGGCAGGAGGGCCGGAAGCATGTCCCCTTACAGTAGCAACGGCACAGTTTCTCCTGCGCCTTCAGAGGGGCTCAAGATCCTAGACCTCAATGTACAATACTTCCCCTGCAAGACCTGTGGATCCAAGTTCCCCAGCTACTACTTCGTGCACAAGCACCGACGGATGTGTCACCAGGAAGAGGAGACCTCGTCCCTGGGGGAGAAGGGCAGAGCCAAGACCCCCTCAAAGCCAgcacgcacccccacccccaccacgacCCGTGCTGCCACACCCAAGTCCTCCACCAGCTAA